Genomic segment of Globicephala melas chromosome 7, mGloMel1.2, whole genome shotgun sequence:
CAGCGCCTCACCTCCTGCCCAGGGATTCCCTGTTGACCCTGCAGCCCAAGTGTGTGCAACCTGAAGTACAGGCAAGTTAATGTTTGATGAGGCGAAGGTTTAACCAAGGGAAGAATGGAGCCAGTGCAGAAattccccaccctcacctcctctcctgcccACTCTCCCAGGGAATGGTCTGAGATGCCATTTATCCAGCTACATCTCTAGGGTGagttctccctccttctctgcttGACCCACCTCGGCCCCCATTCTGCTCCGTGGAATTGCACTCATTAATGAAATCTGAAGTCAGATCTGCTTCATGGGGAACCCAGGCTAAGATACCAGTCTTCCTATCTCTTATGAAGgaaaagccccccacccccatggttTTTCCCAAGAGGAAAAGACATTTGTGAGACACTAAGGCCATAGCACTTTATTCAGGACAGACGTGAAGGATTCCCCCAGTATtcatccccctcctcctcttctccctccccctccacactATCCATGCCCACCTCCTCGTAATCCTTCTCCAGGGCAGCCATATCCTCCCGGGCCTCGGAGAACTCACCCTCCTCCATGCCCTCGCCCACATACCAGTGCACAAACGCCCTCTTGGCATACATCAGGTCGAACTTGTGGTCCAGGCGGGCCCAGGCCTCAGCGATGGCGGTCGTGTTGCTCAGCATGCACACGGTACGCTGCACCTTGGCCAGATCACCCCCGGGCACCACAGTGGGGGGCTGGTAGTTGATGCCAACCTTGAAGCCCGTGGGGCACCAGTCCACGAACTGAATACTGCGCTTGGTCTTGATGGCAGCGATGGCGGCGTTGACATCCTTGGGCACCACGTCTCCACGGTACAGCAGGCAGCAGGCCATGTACTTGCCGTGACGGGGATCACACTTCACCATCTGGTTGGCAGGCTCGAAGCAGGCATTGGTGATCTCTGCCACCGACAGCTGCTCGTGGTAGGCTTTCTCTGCAGAGATGACTGGCGCATAGGTGGCCAGGGGGAAGTGGATGCGAGGGTAGGGCACCAGGTTGGTCTGGAACTCCGTCAGGTCCACGTTGAGGGCGCCGTCGAAGCGCAGGGAGGCCGTGATGGAGGAGACGATTTGGCTGATGAGGCGGTTGAGGTTGGTGTAAGTCGGGCGCTCGATGTCTAGGTTGCGGCGGCAGATGTCGTAGATGGCTTCGTTGTCCACCATGAAGGCACAGTCTGAGTGCTCCAGGGTGGTGTGGGTGGTCAGGATGGAGTTATAGGGCTCCACCACGGCTGTGGACACCTGCGGGGCTGGGTAGATGGAGAACTCCAGCTTGGATTTCTTGCCATAGTCAACAGAGAGCCGCTCCATCAGGAGTGAGGTGAAGCCAGAGCCAGTGCCCCCTCCAAAGCTGTGGAACACCAGGAAGCCCTGAAGTCCTGTGCACTGGTCAGCCTAGAACGTGAAGGCGAAGAGAAACATGGGATGTGAAGCACAGCTGACCAAGAGCAAAGAACCAGCTCGTGCTGTTTGAGATTTCCCCAAAAGTTTCATAAAATCCTTGGAAGACTTTTCCAAGGGCACAAAATAGACCCTGATAAGGAGGTCCCACTCTCTCCTccttgtctctcttcctctctcaaaCCTCCTGAAGCCTTCCACAGACAGCTCTCTTGACTCTTGTGCCATGGTCATTTTTGTCATCATAACTTGCCAACTCCACCCGGCTTCCTACCCGTGCCCCCTGATCTAACCAGATGTTTCTGGAGGGCTTCCTTACTGAGATGAACAGCCCAGGAACCTGATCCCTGTCCTTGCTGGAGGCTGAAGTTGATCAGAGGGCCTTGAGCTGGTATTGTTTGGATCCCTGTTTTTCACAGGGCCTTCTGCCCACATACCTACAATACAAGGTGGCATTCTGGGACTGCTTATGGGTGCTCATATCTTGGCCAGGCAGCCTATCAACTGGCAGCCACTCTGCCCAGCATCGGGCCACTTACTATAGAAGATAGAAGGGACACCCAGCTCCAGGCTGGAGCCCATActctgcctcccctcctcactAGTCCTGATCCTGTGTGTTTAATGCTTGTCCAGGAGACTCTCCCAAGGATGGAAGGTGCCCTTCCCCTGTCTGGTCTCCAGACCACTTCAAAACAGGAATCCAGATTCCCCCAGCCCTCAGCTCTTCTCTCACCAGCTTCCGAATCCGGTCCAGCACCGGGTCGATGAGCTCCTTTCCGATGGTGTAGTGGCCACGGGCATAGTTATTGGCAGCATCTTCCTTGCCGGTGATGAGCTGCTCTGGACAGAAGAGTTGGCGATACGTGCCCGTCCGAACCTCATCTGCAGTGGGCAGAATTTTAGGTCCCCCTCCCCTTGCAGCCTGGCTCCTGGAGCCCCAGGGTACCCAGAAGGGGTGGGGTCACCAGGCCCGAAGTTCTACCCTAGAGGAGCCCCATTCAGCCTGCTGTTATTGCCCTTGATCGTAAGTGTACTTCAACGAAAAGAAAAGAGATGTGGAGTGACCTTGAGACTCTGGAGCTGAGTGAAAGCAGAGCTGGAGTTCTGATTCGCTGCAGCAACTGGGGACGACAAACCAGTGCTCTCCAATTATGGAGAAGGACTTGCTGTGGTACCTGGGACAAGGCCGTGGCAGGGGCTGGTCATCACTCACCAATCACAGTGGGCTCCAGATCCACAAACACCACCCGGGGCACGTGTTTGCCAGCCCCAGTTTCACTAAAGAAGGTGTTGAAGGAGTCATCCCCTCCCCTGATTGTCTTGTCGCTGGGCATCTGCCCATCTGGTTGGATCCCATGTTCCAAGCAGCAGAGCTCCCAGCAGGCATTGCCGGTCTGCACTCCAGCCTGCCCCACGTGGACTGAGATGCACCCACGCTGAGTGGACAAAGGGCAGAGAGAAGCGTATCATGCCTGGACACgattcctgccttccttccttgcGTGGTTCCCTGGCTGAGAGCAAGAGTTCCTAGACTTTGCTCTCGGCGCCCCAcgtcccgggggtggggggcagtggcgGCGGGCAAAACCCTCAGGGGAAGCAGAAGATGTGACCAGTTCTAAGATTATAGAGTCTTTGCTCAGTGACTAAGCATCTTGAGGAACATCGAGGGGCTCAGATGAGTCTGACAGAGCATGATAGGCAACACACCCAtgtccagaaagaaagaaggggccATTAGTAAGGAACACAAGATCCAAGTGAGGTTTCAGGGGTCAGGGACAAGGATGAGGTTTAGAAAAGCAGAAGGAACTCTGGATTCATGTTAAAGCTAGGAATGCCAGCAAGGAAGGGGAGAGTGGGCCTGGGATggatgtgtgtgtgctgttcttTCCTCTTGGGTGTGTGTGGTTCTGGAGTGATGAGGGGCTGGGAAGAGAGTTCTTCCTCACATGACTCAAGGCTGGTCAAAGAGTTCTTGGCCCCCGGAGCAGGACTGGGGTAACCTGCTTGGtcctagaaaaagagaaagatcatTGCCCTTCCTGGGGAGCCCCATGAGCATCAAAAAGACTTGACCCTCCTGCTTCATCATGTACTGAGCCTCCATTATCTGCCTGACACCGGGCGGAGACTGGGGATACATAACACCTAATACCCAGTCCCTGCGCTTAAGAAACTCACTGTCTGGGGAAGGGAGCGTTTCATACGATAACAGATACGTGACAGTGTGGTAAGTAGGATCCCAGAAAGTTTCTTCCTGCTTGAGAAGTATTTACGGCAGACTTTAACAACAAAACGAGCACCCACATCCATCAGATTTCCCCAAGCTTTAAGGCTTAATCATGTGGAGGGTGTAGAGAAATGAGAATTCTCAGGCTGCTGCTGGAAGCCCAAAGTGACGCATCTTTTTTGGAGAGTGATCTGGCAATATCTAGGAAAGCTGAAGATGCTCTAGAGAAATTCTCACATAGGTGCACAAGAAAACAGGTGCAAGAACAGTCACAGTACCATAGCAACGGAAGCCGATTAAACGTCCTTcaacaggagaaaataaaggatGATTCAGAAGTGGACGTGGATGAATACAGGAAAGAatcttgggcctccctggtggcgcagtggttaagaatctgcctgccaatgcaagggacacgggttcgagccctggcccaggaagatcccacatgctgcggagcaactaagcccgtgcgccacaactactgagcctgagctctagagcccgcaagccacaactactgagcccacgtgccacaactactgaagcccgcgcgcctagagcccgtgctccgcaacaagagaggccaccgcaatgagaagcccacgcaccacaacgaagagcagcccccgctcactgcaactagagaaagcccgtgcacagcaacaaagacccaacacggccaaaaataaaattaattaattaattaaaaaaaaagagtcttgccccccaaaattctttttttttttttttttgcggtacgcgggcctctcactgctgtggactctcccgttgcagagcacaggctccggacgcgcaggctcagtggccatggctcacgggcccagccgctccgcggcacatgggatcttcccggaccggggcacgaacccgcgtcccctgcatcggcaggtggactctcaaccactgcgccagcagggaagccccttgccccCAAAAATTCTTcatagaaaaaaagcaagttaagAAGAATCATAATACAGTACTATTTATATAAATCTTTAACTTGTATGCATCGTTTAcagataaatttttatatttgctaTATATTCTTGGAATGTATTACAGAAGTAAAGAAAGCAAGGGAAAATATTAGCACCCAATTTGGAATAATGTTAGAGGAGGGAGGTGAATGCATTCAGAGAAGGATTCTGTTTCTTAAGCTGGGTAGCAggtgttcattatattattctttataccttttctcatgtctgaaatatttcataatgagGATGCTTTATCCATAAATTTTACACTTCTCTGACTTTGTAAATATGACACAAGGGCCTtgactttttatgatttttagaTGACTGGGATTAATACATAGACCACCTGTATCCCAGCCCCGTTACTCCCCCACTTGCCTCTCTGTGGGCATCTTCCCCTGGTGAAGTGGGGCGGTAACAAGAGCCCCTCCTAGAATCACTCTGCAGATGAAAGAATGCGTGTAAGTTGCCTGGCTCATTGGACGACACAAAGTAGGGTGTGCCATACCTGTCGGACCCCCTTACCAAttccccatcccccaaccccgGGGGTCATAGTAAGAGAAAGTAATGAATTAAGCTGGGAGGGATTTCGGGACAAAGGACTCCAGAAATCCCCAGGTCCAGGAGGGAGGGCTGACTCAGCTCACCAATCACCTGGCTGGCAGGGCCAGCACCCGCTGCTGCACCTCAGAGCCTGCCCAGGCTCTGTGCACAAAGCCAGACCCTGTCCTGGCTCCCACAGCTGCTGGCCCACGCAAGGTGTGTCTGACCTGGGGTATGCCGGGGTCGCTGGAAACGATGCCCCTCACTCTGGGTTTGGGCAAAGAATTCAGCCCCTGGAATCACACAGACTTGACCTCAAACCGCACCTCAGCTTCTCCCATTCCCTTTTCTTGCCGGTGAAAATAGTATAATCTCACGCTCAGCAGGCTTTGTCATTAGGTTGTTTAGTTCTGTATAGTGAGCATTAATTAGGTGCGAGGCACTGTGCTCAGCGCTTCACATACACTATCTGCTTTGATCTTTACAACAACCCCCTTAGGTAGGTGTCTTTATTACCCTATTTTACTGACTCTCAGAGAGGTCAaacaacttgctcaaagtcacgaGCAAAACCAGGAATATTCAGAGAGGGGACAGTCTGGGTCCAACCACACTCCTAACTGCCCTTCTATCCTGCCTGTCGGGGATCCGGGTAAAAGATATCAAATGAGCCCCATACACagcaccctccctctccccactgatatgTAGCTGAAATGAGGGGTCAGACCAAGGCACAGCAGAAGAACAGGACTATGAAGATATGTCCTTACAGCCGGGAGGTGGGACCAGAGGCCAGCAGGGGCCCAAGGTTTGCAGGAAAGTGCCTGCACTTGCTGCCGCTGTCCTGCTTACCCCACTCTCCCTACCCCTAAATTCAGAGCCCTTCAGCAGCCCCTCAGACTCAGACCATGTCCTAGTTACCATGGCCTGTCCCTCTCTATCCCCTGAACATACCAGCACATTTAGGGGGCTGCACTCACATCTGGaagtttctctccctctcccccacctgaCCTGCCCACACGCTGTAACCCCATGAACACCTGGACCATGGGACCCTCGTTTGCACgctcagccccacctctgcttaCCATGCTGcctggctgggggctggctggggtcgtctgtctgtctgtctgctgcAAGTTGGAAGGCAGGGACAGGCCTGTGACGGACCCACAACTGCCGGCCTCCTTATCCTCTCTGGTCTGCTCtcagggaggtggggggtgggaactCCATTTCCTGATGGTTCTGCCTGGCCCTCACAGGTGAGAGGGGATTTAGAAATCAAGCCCCCTGAGCTCCAGCACTGCCCTCACCCCCAAGGTTGGTGAGGATTGGAAGAGGAGTAGGCGGGGCTAAGAAAAGTCTGCAGTGGACCAGAAATGATGAGTCCTAGGGCAAGAGGTCAACTCAGGGCCTTCTGGGTGGAAACTCAGAATATCACAGAACAGAGGGAACTAGAGCTCAGGTTAGCCCCGTCTCAAGCACTTAACTtcctttgcctcagttttctcatctgcagaatggggagAGGTAGTATTGTGAGATTAAGCAAGATAAACTTCCTTACATGTTTAGTCCAGAATTGCTGTTGTTCTCCACAGGCAAAGCAAGATGCTGAGCATCTTCAGGGCTATTCCTAAGTGTCTCTCCCTGTTCCAATCCAAGTCTTTGCTGTCCCAGCCTGGCCTTATTTCCCCACAGAAGGAGTCACCATATGGCCTTGGGCAAAATTATGAGATAAAAATGttactctcgggcttccctggtggcgcagtggttgagagtccgcctgccgatgcaggggacacgggttcatgccccggtctgggaagatcccacatgccgcctgtgctccgcaatgggagaggccacaacagtgagaggcccacgtaccgcaaaaaaaaaaaaaaaaaaaaagttactctcTCACATTTGTATCCTGCTCTGTAGTTCTAAAGGCAGCTTCACCCCTTATCTCCTTTGAGTCCCTCAACAACTTTGTGAGGTAGACAAGGTGAGGCCTCCActcccagaggaagaaaaggaaattgcaGCCCCTTAtgttttgcccaaggtcacgtggGAGTTAATTAGTGGTGGAATTAAGATTCTCTGGAACTCAGGCTCAGTGACTCTCCCCTTTCCACATGGCAGAGTTGTCAATGTCCCTCATCCCCttgctgtggttttttttttttaaataaatttatttatttttatttattttatttttggctgcgttgggtcttctttgctgcgcgtgggctttctctacttgcggcgagtgggagctactcttcgttgcggcacgcgggcttctcattgcggtggcttctcttgttgcggagcacgggctctaggtgcgccggcttcagtagctgtggctcgcgggctctagagcgcaggctcagtagttgtggtgcacgggcttagctgctctgcggcatgtgggaagcCCCCCTGCTgcgtttttattttctttcttcccatcctaaattctatggggcttccctggtggcgcagtggttaagaatccacctgccaatgaaggggacacgggttcgagccctggtccaggaagatcccacatgctgcggagcaactaaggccgtgcgccacaactactgagcctgcactctagagcccgcaagccacaactgctgagcccgtgtgccacaactactgaagcccgcatgcctagagcctgtgctctgcaacaagagaagccaccacaatgagaagccctcgcaccccaaacgaagagcagcccccgctcaccgcaactagagaaaagcccgtgcgcagcaacgaagacccaatgcagccaaaaaaaaaaaaaaaaaattctatggtcAGTGGTCAACACTCCCTTGCACGTCCCTCAACTCCCTCTCCTCCGTctagcttcagtttcctcgtttGACTAAACCACAACCCTGGTTAAATCCATTTCTTCACCAATTCTGTGCCTGCACTGACCCAGCTAAACAGTGGCTGTAGAAAAACCCAGAACCATACTGACTGATCTGACTTCAAATGCATGACCACTaacctcaaatggaccctaaagcTGCCTGGAAACCACATTACCAGTCTCCAGTCACACTTGCAGCCAGCACCGTGACCAGGAATAGGAATGCTAGATTTAGCAAACAGCAGCCCTACCCAGGAAGAAGATGCTAATGTGAATTTTCAGCCAATGTGGCAAATGGTGAGAGAGTTATCCTGAGGTTGGGTCTTTTTTCAGAGCCCTTCTCACCACAGCATACAAGGGTGCGACCCAGAATATTAAGATGGTTAACTCTGATTTTGGCTATGGACTGAAGTCTTCTCTCTCCTACCTGGAACTAAGAGGCCAAGATCCCTGGAGAGAAGACACAGCCAACCAACACTTCAAAGGTAAGGAAGCCCAGTCTACCCTGGGTTGATCCATGAAGCCATAGACCTCAGAAATTATTATCCAGATGAATGGACTTGGGACCCACTGGGCCCAGAAGTCTCCTGCTAGCACTCCAACTTCTCCCAACTGGTCTTTGAAGTTGGGCATCTCAGATTCAACCTAGACAACACTAATTCTGGAAAGAAAATTATCCCAAaggcaggcagggggaggggtctTATGTAAAACAGAGTAAAGAGACTGAGATTTTTTGATAGCATGTTAATGTGTCTGAGTTATAAAATGAGAGGTAATCTATACTCTTcgttccttcaacaaatatttattgagtgtctgctatgtgccaagcactgttccagATACCAGAGATACAGTGGTAAGCAAAAAGAGtctgtgcttttttattttatttatttatttatttatttattatttttggctgcgttgggtcttcgttgctgcgcgcggctttctctagttgcggcgagcataggctactcttcattgtggtgcttgggcttctcattgcggtggcttctcttgttgaggagcacgggctctaggtgcgtgggcttcagtagttgcagcacgcgggctcagtagttgtggctcacaggcttagttgctccgcggcatatgggatcctcccggatcagggctcagacctgcgtcccctgcattggcaggcggattcttaaccactgtgccaccagggagccccAAGAGTCTGTGCTTTTAAGGAGTTTATATTTTTGTGGGAAGACATAATAACTAAACAAACAAGAGAATTTCAGATAGCAATGAACacgtgaagaaaacaaaacaggataaTGGCCCAGAAAGAGATGGAGGGCTACTATTGACAAGAAGCCACTCTCtaagaaggtgatatttgaactGAGCGATAAGGAGATGGCCACACCAAGATCTGGATTGTAGTggtccaggcagagagaatagcaagtgcaaaggagCAAGCCTGGTgtatataaggaaactgagggagggagggagggggctacgcAAAATGAGGTCACAGAGGTAAAGGGGCCTGGCAAGGAGAATGGCTTTTATTACAAGTGCAATGGGAGTGTTTTAAGCAAGCCTCATTACCTACTTTGTGTTTTGTCTTAGTGAGATTATTTCAGCTGCTATGTGAAGAATGCATTATAGGGATTCAAGAGTAGGAGAAGGAAGCTGGTTAGGAGGCTACGGAAGACATCCAGAAATGAGGGGCTGGTGGCTTGGACTagagtggggatgggggaagtAGCTGGGTTTGAAGTAAAGTGATAGGACATGCTAATCTGGGGTGTGCAGACCTCACCAACAGCCTCCCCTGACCCCTGCCTCCACTTCTTCTTTGCTGGCATGGTCCTGATTTTGTATAATTATTCACCCTTCTACTTGGTCATGCCCAACTTGGTAACTTCCACTTGGCCTTTCCCTAGACCTAGGGCTAAGTAAAGGTTAGTCCAAACCATTCCTAGTAGTTCCATTCCCTCCTTCCAGTGACTAGTTTAGGCCTGGGGCCAGTGAGATATAAGGGAAAGTCTGCTCGGGTGCTTTAAGGAAAGGTTTTTC
This window contains:
- the LOC115852878 gene encoding tubulin alpha-1D chain-like, with product MVSPGGTPCSCKRPAGPRPGWLAFANARYTPVSGPVISAVTISRPSPSSPRGCISVHVGQAGVQTGNACWELCCLEHGIQPDGQMPSDKTIRGGDDSFNTFFSETGAGKHVPRVVFVDLEPTVIDEVRTGTYRQLFCPEQLITGKEDAANNYARGHYTIGKELIDPVLDRIRKLADQCTGLQGFLVFHSFGGGTGSGFTSLLMERLSVDYGKKSKLEFSIYPAPQVSTAVVEPYNSILTTHTTLEHSDCAFMVDNEAIYDICRRNLDIERPTYTNLNRLISQIVSSITASLRFDGALNVDLTEFQTNLVPYPRIHFPLATYAPVISAEKAYHEQLSVAEITNACFEPANQMVKCDPRHGKYMACCLLYRGDVVPKDVNAAIAAIKTKRSIQFVDWCPTGFKVGINYQPPTVVPGGDLAKVQRTVCMLSNTTAIAEAWARLDHKFDLMYAKRAFVHWYVGEGMEEGEFSEAREDMAALEKDYEEVGMDSVEGEGEEEEGDEYWGNPSRLS